From one Rhodoferax sp. PAMC 29310 genomic stretch:
- a CDS encoding efflux RND transporter permease subunit, whose protein sequence is MIAKLIRWSILNRFLVLLATVMITAWGVVAVSRTPLDALPDLSDVQVIIRTSWPGQAPQLVENQVTYPLTTTMLSVPGAKVVRGYSFFGDSYVYILFKDGTDLYWARSRVLEYLNQAQSRLPPGASSAIGPDATGVGWIYQYALVDKTGQQDLSQLRTLQDWFLKFELKTVPGVAEVATIGGMVRQYQVVLDPEQLAAYRIPHGKVIDAIKRANQETGGGVLELGEAEYMVRASGYLKTLDDFRAIPLMTTDAGVSVLLGDVARVQVGPEMRRGIGELDGEGESVGGVIVMRSGENALTTIQAVKAKLASLQGSLPAGVEIVTTYDRSSLIERAIANLSTKLLEEFAVVAVVCALFLFHLRSAFVAIISLPLGILMAFIVMQWQGVNANIMSLGGIAIAIGAMVDAAVVMIENAHKHLEKWTHEHPDGTLKGEARWRVIGDAAAEVGPALFFSLLIITLSFVPVFTLEAQEGRMFSPLAFTKTYAMAAAAILSVTLIPVLMGYLIRGHIPDEQKNPLNRGLIALYRPLLNGVLRFPKSTLVVALLALVVSFWPLQHIGSEFMPPLDEGDLLYMPTALPGLSAGKAAELLQQTDRLIKTVPEVKSVYGKAGRAVTATDPAPLVMFETTIQLKPQDQWRAGMTSDKLIEELDKTVRVPGLTNIWIPPIRNRLDMLATGIKSPVGVKVLGPDLAVINRLTAEVERVVKPIAGVTSAFAERLDGGRYIDVDIHREQASRYGLNIADVQSVVSSAIGGMNVGETVEGLQRFPINVRYPREIRDSLDKLRALPIVTPRGQRLVLSDVATLKITDGPPMLRSENARLAGFVYVDLRGRDLGSAVREMQSAVAEQVVLPPGYSVSWSGQFEFLERATAKLKLVVPFTLLIIFVLLYLTFSRFDEALLVMLTLPFALIGGIWLLYGLGYNLSVAGVVGFIALAGVTAEFGVIMLLYLKQAWQQRLEEGKTTEADLLDAIREGAVLRVRPKAMTVAVILAGLLPIMWGTGTGSEVMQRIAAPMVGGMVTAPLLSMFVVPVVYYLMRRRQLRGVGSKI, encoded by the coding sequence ATGATTGCGAAACTGATTCGATGGTCGATTCTGAACCGCTTTTTGGTGCTGTTAGCCACCGTGATGATCACCGCCTGGGGTGTGGTGGCGGTGTCTCGCACGCCGCTGGATGCGCTGCCGGATCTGTCCGACGTGCAGGTCATCATTCGCACCAGCTGGCCGGGCCAAGCGCCGCAACTGGTGGAAAACCAGGTGACTTACCCGCTGACCACCACCATGCTGTCGGTGCCCGGTGCCAAGGTGGTGCGGGGTTACTCTTTTTTTGGCGACAGTTACGTCTACATTCTGTTCAAAGACGGCACCGACCTGTACTGGGCGCGCTCCCGGGTGCTGGAGTACCTGAATCAGGCCCAGTCTCGCCTGCCGCCTGGCGCCTCGTCTGCCATTGGGCCGGATGCCACCGGCGTGGGCTGGATTTATCAGTACGCGCTGGTGGACAAAACTGGCCAGCAAGACCTGTCACAGCTGCGCACGCTGCAAGACTGGTTTCTCAAGTTTGAGTTGAAAACCGTACCTGGCGTGGCCGAGGTGGCCACCATTGGCGGCATGGTGCGCCAGTACCAGGTGGTGCTCGACCCGGAGCAGTTGGCGGCCTACCGCATTCCCCACGGCAAGGTGATTGATGCCATCAAACGGGCCAACCAGGAAACCGGTGGCGGGGTTCTGGAGCTGGGCGAGGCCGAGTACATGGTGCGCGCCTCGGGTTACCTGAAAACGCTGGATGACTTTCGCGCTATTCCCCTGATGACCACAGACGCGGGGGTATCGGTGCTTCTGGGTGATGTGGCCCGGGTGCAAGTGGGCCCGGAGATGCGCCGTGGCATTGGCGAGCTGGACGGCGAGGGCGAGTCGGTGGGCGGTGTCATTGTGATGCGTTCCGGCGAGAACGCACTCACCACCATTCAAGCCGTCAAGGCCAAGCTGGCCAGCCTGCAGGGCAGCTTGCCAGCCGGTGTGGAGATCGTCACCACCTATGACCGAAGCAGCTTGATCGAGAGGGCGATTGCCAACTTGAGCACCAAGTTGCTGGAGGAGTTTGCGGTGGTAGCGGTGGTCTGCGCGCTGTTTTTGTTTCACCTTCGCTCCGCCTTTGTGGCCATCATTTCTTTGCCCCTAGGGATTTTGATGGCGTTCATCGTGATGCAGTGGCAGGGGGTGAATGCCAACATCATGTCGCTGGGCGGCATTGCCATCGCCATTGGTGCCATGGTGGACGCCGCCGTGGTGATGATCGAGAACGCCCACAAACACCTGGAAAAGTGGACGCATGAACACCCCGACGGCACGCTCAAAGGCGAGGCCCGCTGGCGAGTGATTGGCGATGCAGCGGCCGAAGTGGGCCCGGCCTTGTTTTTCTCACTGCTCATCATTACCTTGTCGTTTGTGCCCGTGTTTACGCTGGAAGCGCAGGAAGGGCGCATGTTTTCGCCCCTTGCCTTCACCAAAACCTACGCCATGGCCGCTGCGGCGATTCTGTCTGTCACCTTGATTCCAGTGTTAATGGGCTATTTGATTCGCGGGCACATTCCTGACGAGCAAAAAAACCCGCTCAACCGGGGGTTGATTGCCCTGTACCGGCCGCTGTTGAACGGCGTGCTGCGCTTTCCCAAGAGCACGCTGGTGGTGGCATTGCTTGCGCTGGTGGTCAGCTTCTGGCCGTTGCAGCACATTGGCAGTGAATTCATGCCGCCGCTGGATGAAGGTGACCTCTTGTACATGCCCACCGCGCTGCCTGGCCTGTCGGCTGGCAAAGCCGCCGAGCTGCTGCAGCAAACCGACCGGCTCATCAAGACCGTGCCTGAGGTGAAAAGTGTTTACGGCAAAGCAGGGCGCGCGGTGACGGCCACGGACCCGGCGCCGCTGGTGATGTTTGAGACCACGATTCAGCTCAAACCCCAAGACCAATGGCGTGCAGGAATGACATCTGACAAGCTGATCGAGGAGCTGGACAAAACGGTGCGGGTGCCGGGGCTGACCAACATCTGGATTCCCCCCATTCGCAACCGCTTGGACATGTTGGCCACGGGCATCAAAAGCCCGGTGGGAGTGAAGGTGCTGGGGCCGGACCTGGCCGTCATCAACCGCCTCACAGCCGAGGTGGAGCGCGTGGTCAAACCCATAGCAGGTGTGACCAGTGCCTTTGCCGAGCGCCTGGATGGCGGGCGCTACATTGACGTGGACATTCATCGCGAACAAGCGTCCCGCTACGGACTCAACATTGCCGATGTTCAATCCGTGGTGAGTTCAGCCATTGGGGGCATGAATGTGGGCGAAACCGTGGAGGGTTTGCAGCGTTTCCCCATCAATGTGCGCTACCCGCGCGAAATCAGGGATTCGCTGGACAAGCTGCGCGCCCTGCCCATCGTCACGCCGCGCGGCCAGCGTCTGGTGCTATCGGATGTGGCCACGCTCAAAATCACCGACGGCCCGCCCATGCTGCGCAGTGAAAACGCCCGCCTGGCCGGTTTTGTCTACGTGGATTTGCGCGGGCGAGACCTGGGTTCGGCCGTGCGCGAGATGCAGAGCGCGGTGGCCGAGCAGGTGGTGTTGCCACCGGGCTACTCGGTATCATGGTCAGGCCAATTCGAGTTTCTGGAGCGGGCCACGGCCAAACTCAAGCTGGTAGTGCCGTTCACACTGCTCATCATTTTTGTGCTTTTGTACCTGACCTTCTCCCGCTTTGACGAGGCACTTCTGGTCATGCTGACCCTGCCGTTTGCCCTGATTGGCGGAATTTGGCTGCTGTACGGGCTGGGCTACAACCTGTCGGTGGCGGGTGTGGTCGGCTTCATCGCTTTGGCCGGGGTGACCGCCGAGTTCGGCGTCATCATGCTGCTCTACCTCAAGCAGGCTTGGCAGCAACGCCTGGAGGAGGGCAAAACCACCGAAGCCGATTTGCTGGACGCCATCCGCGAAGGGGCGGTGCTGCGGGT